The Cronobacter sakazakii genome has a window encoding:
- the rpmF gene encoding 50S ribosomal protein L32: MAVQQNKPTRSKRGMRRSHDALTAVTSLSVDKTSGETHLRHHITADGYYRGRKVITK, encoded by the coding sequence ATGGCCGTACAACAGAATAAACCCACTCGTTCCAAGCGCGGTATGCGTCGTTCTCATGACGCGCTGACCGCTGTCACCAGCCTGTCTGTAGACAAAACTTCTGGTGAAACCCATCTGCGTCACCACATCACCGCCGACGGTTACTACCGCGGTCGCAAGGTTATCACTAAGTAA
- a CDS encoding Maf family protein, with product MTSIVLASTSPFRRSLLEKLGLPFETAAPETDETPYADETAQQLVLRLALQKAQALREKYPRHLIIGSDQVCVLNNTITGKPHTFENGVKQLQQASGNVVTFYTGLALFNSETGAYQVDCEPFHVHFRSLSTSEIENYLHRETPWQCAGSFKSEGLGITLFERLDGRDPNTLVGLPLIRLCEMLRNEGVDPLAHR from the coding sequence ATGACCTCAATCGTGCTTGCTTCCACGTCGCCGTTCCGCCGTAGCCTGTTAGAAAAGCTCGGTTTACCTTTTGAAACCGCAGCCCCCGAGACCGACGAAACCCCTTACGCGGATGAAACCGCACAACAATTAGTATTAAGGCTGGCTTTGCAAAAAGCGCAAGCGCTGCGGGAGAAATATCCCCGGCATTTGATTATCGGCAGCGATCAGGTTTGCGTGCTGAATAATACCATTACCGGCAAACCACACACCTTTGAAAATGGGGTTAAGCAGTTGCAACAGGCCAGCGGTAACGTTGTGACGTTTTATACTGGCCTCGCGCTTTTTAATAGCGAGACCGGCGCGTATCAGGTCGACTGCGAGCCCTTTCACGTCCATTTCCGCTCGCTCAGTACAAGTGAAATCGAAAACTATCTGCATCGCGAAACGCCGTGGCAATGCGCGGGCAGTTTTAAAAGCGAAGGGCTTGGCATCACGCTCTTTGAGCGTCTTGACGGGCGCGACCCGAACACGCTGGTGGGCCTGCCTCTCATTCGGCTTTGTGAAATGCTCAGAAACGAAGGGGTCGATCCTCTCGCCCATCGCTGA
- a CDS encoding LysR family transcriptional regulator: MGIERIDRVELMHTFVRIIESGSLSAAAQQMNTTQATVSRRLKSLEDLLGARLLLRTTHAMKLTDDGERCYQHARSVLASWQALEDEIKNAEGEPVGVLRVRAPHAFGQDQLIAPLTAFLNRYPGLCVDWMLNDKSPDFISDNIDCALHVGPDIDPSVIAVELAEVPRIVVASPELLARHPPVEDIDSLAALPWVALSTFYRREVTLHHTGSGERQAFTVLPRLSSDSLYAIRRTILNGLGVGMISAWAVEEDLREGRLVQLLPQWQAPALPVYLLYPWARYYPARLRRFLELMKAVMPELAGMRQVTATKKTGESRQ; this comes from the coding sequence ATGGGTATTGAGCGTATAGACCGCGTGGAGCTGATGCATACCTTTGTGCGCATTATTGAGAGTGGCTCGCTCTCCGCCGCCGCGCAACAGATGAATACCACCCAGGCGACCGTCAGCCGTCGGCTGAAATCGCTGGAAGATTTACTTGGGGCGAGGCTCCTGCTGCGTACCACGCACGCCATGAAGCTCACCGATGACGGCGAGCGCTGCTATCAACATGCGCGCAGCGTGCTGGCGAGCTGGCAGGCGCTTGAGGATGAAATCAAAAACGCCGAAGGGGAGCCGGTTGGCGTCCTGCGTGTGCGTGCGCCGCACGCGTTTGGTCAGGATCAGCTTATCGCGCCGCTTACCGCGTTTTTAAACCGTTATCCGGGGCTGTGCGTCGACTGGATGCTGAACGACAAATCGCCGGACTTTATCAGCGATAACATCGACTGTGCGCTGCACGTCGGCCCGGATATCGACCCGTCGGTGATTGCCGTTGAGCTCGCCGAGGTGCCGCGCATCGTGGTGGCGTCGCCTGAGCTTCTGGCGCGTCACCCGCCTGTCGAGGATATTGACAGTCTCGCCGCGCTGCCGTGGGTGGCGCTCAGCACGTTTTACCGGCGTGAAGTCACGCTGCATCATACCGGGAGTGGCGAGCGGCAGGCGTTTACGGTGCTGCCGCGGCTCAGTTCCGACAGCCTGTACGCTATCCGTCGCACGATCCTTAACGGGCTTGGCGTGGGGATGATTTCCGCGTGGGCGGTGGAGGAGGATTTGCGCGAAGGGCGTCTGGTGCAGCTGTTACCGCAGTGGCAGGCACCCGCGCTACCGGTGTATCTGCTCTATCCGTGGGCGCGTTACTATCCTGCGCGGCTGCGCCGTTTTCTGGAACTGATGAAAGCCGTGATGCCCGAGCTTGCGGGAATGCGGCAGGTGACCGCCACCAAAAAAACAGGGGAAAGCAGGCAATAA
- the flgL gene encoding flagellar hook-associated protein FlgL — protein MRISTQMMYQQNMRGITDSQSTWLKYGEQMSTGKRVNRPSDDPIAAAQAVVLSQAQAQNEQYTQARTFATQKVSLESSVLSQVTSVITSAQEKIVYANNGTLSDTDRASVATDLQGMRDQLLNLANSTDGNGRYIFAGYKTDAAPFSGTPGNITYNGGTENITQQVDSARTMVIGHTGDLVFNRITSNAKPEPDGSPSETNLFKMLDSAIAALKTPMEGADETTQQGLLDAVSKTSRGLSNALDNVGTVLAEVGTQHKELENLDQLGAERTLGQTAQMSNLVDVDWNSAISSYVMQQAALQASYKAFSDMQGMSLFQLNK, from the coding sequence ATGCGTATTAGTACACAAATGATGTATCAGCAGAACATGCGGGGCATTACCGACTCGCAGAGTACCTGGCTGAAATACGGTGAGCAGATGTCCACCGGTAAACGCGTTAACCGTCCGTCTGACGATCCGATCGCCGCAGCCCAGGCTGTGGTGCTCTCCCAGGCACAGGCGCAGAACGAGCAGTACACCCAGGCGCGTACCTTCGCGACGCAGAAAGTGTCGCTGGAGTCGAGCGTCCTGTCTCAGGTGACAAGCGTTATCACCTCCGCGCAGGAAAAAATCGTTTACGCGAACAACGGTACGCTGAGCGACACTGACCGTGCGTCGGTCGCAACTGACCTGCAGGGGATGCGCGATCAGCTGCTGAACCTGGCAAACAGCACCGATGGTAATGGCCGCTATATTTTCGCTGGCTATAAAACCGATGCCGCGCCGTTCTCCGGTACGCCTGGCAACATCACCTATAACGGCGGCACCGAAAACATCACGCAGCAGGTGGATTCCGCGCGCACGATGGTTATCGGCCATACCGGCGATCTGGTGTTCAACCGTATCACCAGTAACGCCAAGCCGGAGCCGGATGGATCGCCGAGCGAAACCAACCTGTTTAAAATGCTCGACTCCGCTATCGCCGCGCTGAAAACGCCGATGGAAGGCGCGGATGAAACGACCCAGCAGGGCCTGCTGGACGCCGTATCTAAAACTTCGCGTGGGCTTAGCAACGCACTGGATAACGTCGGCACCGTGCTGGCGGAAGTCGGTACTCAGCATAAAGAGCTGGAAAACCTCGATCAGCTGGGCGCGGAACGTACGCTGGGCCAGACGGCGCAGATGAGTAACCTGGTGGATGTGGACTGGAACTCGGCCATCTCCTCCTACGTGATGCAGCAGGCGGCGCTTCAGGCTTCCTACAAAGCGTTTAGCGATATGCAGGGCATGTCGCTGTTCCAGTTAAATAAGTAA
- the rne gene encoding ribonuclease E, whose product MKRMLINATQQEELRVALVDGQRLYDLDIESPGHEQKKANIYKGKITRIEPSLEAAFVDYGAERHGFLPLKEIAREYFPANYASHGRPNIKDVLREGQEVIVQIDKEERGNKGAALTTFISLAGSYLVLMPNNPRAGGISRRIEGDDRTELKEALSSLELPDGMGLIVRTAGVGKSAEALQWDLSFRLKHWEAIKKAAENRPAPFLIHQESNVIVRAFRDYLRQDIGEILIDNPKVLELARQHIAALGRPDFSSKIKLYTGEIPLFSHYQIESQIESAFQREVRLPSGGSIVIDTTEALTAIDINSARATRGGDIEETAFNTNLEAADEIARQLRLRDLGGLIVIDFIDMTPVRHQRAVENRLREAVRQDRARIQISHISRFGLLEMSRQRLSPSLGESSHHVCPRCSGTGTIRDNESLSLSILRLIEEEALKENTREVHAIVPVPIASYLLNEKREAITAIETRQGGVRCVIVPNDQMETPHYSVLRVRKGEETHTLSYMLPKLHEEAMALPSEDEYAERKRPEQPALATFVMPDVPPVPQETAAPKAETAAPKAPVNAAAPAKESFLSRAISALKSLFASEPQAQPVASEPEQQPAKNRDEKQQERRNGRRQNNRRDRNERGDRSERGERPSRDNRDNRENRDNSEAREENRRNRREKQQQNAEARETRTPVAEEAAEKQKSRDDQPQSPRRERNRRRSDEKRQAQQEVSALNRDEAVEETEQEDRVVQVMPRRKPRQLSQKVRIESAAEAEAVGTTDAPVAEPREEAAPLALPANVETPAVAEETNQTGSENAGMPRRSRRSPRHLRVSGQRRRRYRDERYPTQSPMPLTVACASPEMASGKVWIRYPLPRVQEQEEQLEQNTAPVAETLATEAPVAPVAEAVVVEPSVVETAPQEPVVETTHPEAIAAPVDAEPQLIEPQDQAVAEEVAQEAVPADAPVVEEAPREEAAAVIAESAPEQAPQPEVIADEPVKAAEAAPVETPQDDVKAPVVAVASASVASAPMTRAPAPEYVPEPPRHSDWVRPAFEFSGKGAAGGHSATHQASAPATRPQPVE is encoded by the coding sequence ATGAAAAGAATGCTAATTAACGCAACTCAGCAGGAAGAGTTGCGCGTCGCCCTCGTGGATGGGCAACGTCTGTACGACCTGGATATCGAAAGTCCTGGACACGAGCAGAAAAAAGCGAACATCTACAAAGGCAAAATCACCCGCATTGAACCCAGTCTCGAAGCCGCATTTGTGGATTATGGCGCCGAAAGACACGGTTTCCTCCCCTTAAAAGAAATCGCCCGCGAATATTTCCCCGCAAACTACGCCTCTCATGGTCGTCCGAATATTAAAGATGTCCTGCGCGAAGGCCAGGAAGTCATCGTTCAGATAGACAAAGAAGAGCGTGGCAACAAAGGCGCAGCGCTGACGACGTTTATCAGCCTCGCAGGCAGCTACCTCGTGCTGATGCCGAACAACCCGCGTGCGGGCGGTATCTCTCGCCGTATCGAAGGCGACGATCGCACCGAGCTTAAAGAAGCGCTTTCAAGCCTCGAACTGCCGGATGGCATGGGGCTTATCGTGCGCACCGCAGGCGTCGGTAAATCCGCCGAAGCGCTGCAATGGGATTTAAGCTTCCGCCTCAAGCACTGGGAAGCCATTAAAAAAGCCGCTGAAAACCGCCCGGCACCGTTCCTTATCCATCAGGAAAGTAACGTCATCGTGCGCGCGTTTCGCGACTATCTGCGCCAGGACATCGGCGAAATCCTTATCGATAACCCGAAAGTGCTTGAGCTGGCCCGCCAGCACATTGCGGCACTGGGTCGTCCGGATTTCAGCAGCAAAATTAAGCTCTACACCGGTGAAATTCCGCTGTTCAGCCACTATCAGATAGAATCCCAGATTGAGTCCGCCTTCCAGCGCGAAGTGCGTCTGCCGTCCGGCGGCTCGATTGTTATCGACACCACCGAAGCGCTGACCGCTATCGACATCAACTCCGCCCGCGCGACCCGCGGCGGCGATATCGAAGAGACGGCGTTTAACACCAACCTGGAAGCGGCGGATGAAATCGCCCGCCAGCTGCGCCTGCGTGACTTAGGCGGTCTTATCGTTATCGACTTCATCGATATGACGCCGGTACGCCACCAGCGCGCGGTGGAAAACCGTCTGCGCGAAGCGGTGCGTCAGGATCGCGCGCGCATCCAGATTAGCCATATTTCCCGCTTCGGCCTGCTGGAGATGTCCCGTCAGCGCCTGAGCCCGTCGCTTGGCGAATCCAGCCATCACGTCTGTCCGCGCTGTAGCGGCACCGGCACCATCCGCGATAACGAATCTCTGTCGCTCTCCATTCTGCGTCTGATTGAAGAAGAAGCGCTGAAAGAGAACACCCGGGAAGTTCACGCTATCGTTCCGGTGCCTATCGCCTCCTACCTGCTTAACGAGAAGCGTGAAGCCATCACCGCTATCGAAACCCGTCAGGGCGGCGTGCGCTGCGTGATCGTGCCAAACGATCAGATGGAAACGCCGCACTACTCCGTACTGCGCGTGCGTAAAGGCGAAGAGACGCATACCCTGAGCTACATGCTGCCGAAGCTGCATGAAGAAGCGATGGCGCTGCCGTCTGAAGACGAATACGCCGAGCGTAAACGTCCTGAGCAGCCTGCGCTCGCCACGTTCGTGATGCCGGACGTACCGCCAGTGCCGCAGGAAACCGCCGCACCGAAAGCCGAAACCGCCGCGCCGAAAGCGCCGGTCAACGCCGCAGCGCCTGCCAAAGAAAGCTTCCTGAGCCGCGCCATCAGCGCGCTGAAGAGCCTCTTCGCCAGCGAGCCGCAGGCACAGCCTGTCGCGAGCGAGCCGGAGCAGCAGCCTGCGAAAAACCGCGACGAGAAACAACAAGAGCGCCGCAACGGTCGTCGTCAGAACAACCGTCGCGACCGTAACGAGCGTGGCGATCGCAGTGAACGCGGCGAGCGTCCGTCCCGAGATAATCGCGATAATCGCGAGAATCGTGACAACAGCGAAGCGCGCGAAGAGAACCGCCGTAATCGTCGTGAGAAGCAGCAGCAGAACGCCGAGGCGCGTGAAACCCGCACCCCGGTCGCTGAAGAAGCCGCTGAAAAGCAGAAATCCCGTGACGATCAGCCGCAGTCTCCGCGCCGCGAACGTAACCGCCGTCGCTCTGACGAAAAACGTCAGGCGCAGCAGGAAGTCAGCGCGCTGAACCGTGATGAAGCGGTGGAAGAGACGGAACAGGAAGATCGGGTTGTTCAGGTGATGCCGCGCCGTAAACCGCGCCAGCTGAGCCAGAAAGTGCGTATCGAATCCGCAGCGGAAGCAGAGGCTGTCGGCACCACCGACGCGCCGGTCGCTGAACCGCGCGAAGAAGCCGCACCGCTGGCGCTGCCAGCCAACGTGGAAACGCCAGCCGTCGCTGAAGAGACCAACCAGACGGGCAGCGAAAACGCCGGTATGCCGCGTCGCTCCCGCCGTTCTCCGCGTCACCTGCGCGTTAGTGGCCAGCGCCGTCGTCGCTACCGTGACGAGCGTTACCCGACCCAGTCGCCGATGCCGCTGACCGTCGCGTGCGCGTCGCCGGAGATGGCGTCCGGTAAAGTCTGGATCCGTTACCCGCTGCCGCGTGTACAGGAGCAGGAAGAGCAGCTGGAGCAGAACACCGCACCGGTGGCTGAAACCCTGGCGACTGAAGCACCGGTTGCGCCGGTCGCTGAAGCCGTGGTGGTCGAGCCGTCTGTGGTGGAAACTGCACCGCAGGAGCCGGTGGTGGAAACCACGCATCCTGAAGCGATTGCCGCGCCGGTCGACGCCGAGCCGCAGCTTATCGAGCCGCAGGATCAGGCCGTCGCTGAGGAGGTCGCACAGGAAGCCGTTCCGGCTGACGCCCCGGTTGTTGAAGAAGCGCCTCGTGAAGAAGCCGCTGCTGTCATCGCAGAAAGCGCGCCTGAACAGGCACCTCAGCCGGAAGTGATTGCTGATGAGCCGGTGAAAGCCGCGGAAGCCGCGCCGGTTGAAACGCCGCAAGACGACGTCAAAGCGCCGGTGGTGGCTGTCGCGTCCGCAAGCGTCGCCTCAGCACCAATGACCCGCGCACCGGCACCGGAATATGTCCCGGAGCCGCCGCGTCATAGCGACTGGGTTCGCCCGGCGTTCGAGTTCAGCGGTAAAGGCGCTGCGGGCGGCCACAGCGCCACCCATCAGGCCTCTGCCCCTGCAACGCGTCCTCAGCCGGTGGAGTAA
- the rluC gene encoding 23S rRNA pseudouridine(955/2504/2580) synthase RluC has translation MKTETPSVKIVAVSADQAGQRIDNFLRTQLKGVPKSMIYRILRKGEVRVNKKRIKPEYKLEAGDEVRIPPVRVAEREEEAVSPHLQKVAALSDVILYEDDHILVLNKPSGTAVHGGSGLSFGVIEGLRALRPEARFLELVHRLDRDTSGVLLVAKKRSALRSLHEQLREKGMQKDYLALVRGQWQSHVKNVQAPLLKNILQSGERIVRVNQEGKPSETRFKVEERFAIATLVRCSPVTGRTHQIRVHTQYAGHPIAFDDRYGDRAFDAQLASTGLNRLFLHAAALRFEHPGTGETMRIEAPLDDELKHCLKVLRAGG, from the coding sequence ATGAAAACAGAGACTCCATCCGTAAAAATCGTTGCCGTTTCCGCCGATCAGGCCGGGCAGCGTATCGATAATTTTTTGCGCACCCAGTTGAAAGGCGTGCCAAAAAGCATGATTTACCGCATCCTGCGCAAAGGCGAAGTGCGCGTGAACAAAAAACGCATTAAGCCAGAATATAAGCTCGAAGCGGGCGATGAGGTGCGCATTCCGCCGGTTCGCGTAGCGGAACGCGAAGAAGAGGCGGTTTCTCCACACTTACAGAAGGTGGCGGCGTTAAGCGACGTTATCCTTTATGAAGATGACCATATTCTGGTGCTGAATAAACCGTCCGGTACGGCCGTACACGGCGGCAGCGGGCTGAGCTTCGGTGTTATCGAGGGGCTGCGCGCGTTGCGCCCTGAGGCGCGTTTCCTTGAGCTGGTACATCGCCTCGATCGCGATACCTCCGGCGTGCTGCTGGTGGCGAAAAAACGCTCGGCGCTGCGTTCCCTGCATGAACAGTTGCGCGAGAAAGGGATGCAGAAAGATTATCTGGCGCTGGTGCGCGGACAGTGGCAGTCGCATGTGAAAAACGTGCAGGCGCCGCTTCTGAAAAATATTCTGCAAAGTGGCGAGCGTATCGTGCGCGTGAATCAGGAAGGGAAACCCTCCGAGACGCGTTTTAAAGTGGAAGAGCGCTTTGCCATTGCGACGCTGGTACGCTGTAGCCCGGTGACAGGACGCACGCATCAGATCCGCGTTCATACGCAGTACGCGGGCCACCCAATCGCGTTTGACGATCGCTATGGCGACCGCGCGTTTGACGCGCAGCTGGCGTCAACCGGCCTTAACCGGCTTTTCCTGCATGCGGCGGCGCTGCGCTTTGAGCATCCAGGCACTGGCGAGACGATGCGTATTGAAGCGCCACTGGATGACGAACTTAAGCATTGTCTGAAAGTGTTACGCGCGGGCGGCTGA
- a CDS encoding DUF3053 family protein has product MAWLQSRTWKRVFFTLFLTGMVWQLAGCDNDKEPEQRKAFIQFLQTRILPSEKLSVPTLTAQEKESFGKYADDYAILSDYSSEMTTAFSGNDQAMRQMRSVTSAKDMVEKRDTIEKSRKEVGNIESKRADAMKSVEDRYSKLKQPDDLKAVFDQAYQKTVVRPNALLTQTLSLTDAILGQALDIGNYLNSLGNKVQYTGAMAQFTDQKQLDLFNEKLSAMREKQQELLTVARQLAGMQ; this is encoded by the coding sequence ATGGCCTGGTTACAATCCCGGACATGGAAACGTGTTTTCTTTACCCTGTTTCTGACAGGCATGGTGTGGCAGCTCGCTGGATGCGATAACGATAAAGAACCGGAGCAGCGCAAAGCGTTTATCCAGTTCCTCCAGACTCGCATTCTGCCGTCTGAAAAACTGTCCGTCCCGACGCTGACCGCGCAGGAAAAAGAGAGCTTTGGCAAGTACGCTGATGATTATGCCATCCTTAGCGATTACTCCAGCGAAATGACCACGGCGTTTTCCGGCAACGATCAGGCGATGCGCCAGATGCGCAGCGTGACCAGTGCGAAAGATATGGTGGAAAAGCGCGACACTATCGAGAAATCCCGCAAAGAAGTGGGGAATATCGAGTCAAAACGTGCCGACGCCATGAAGAGCGTGGAAGATCGTTATTCCAAACTGAAACAGCCGGACGACCTGAAAGCGGTGTTTGACCAGGCCTATCAGAAAACCGTGGTGCGCCCGAACGCGCTGCTGACCCAGACGCTGTCGCTGACCGACGCCATTCTTGGCCAGGCGCTGGATATCGGCAACTACCTGAACAGCCTTGGCAATAAAGTGCAGTACACTGGCGCGATGGCGCAGTTTACCGACCAGAAACAGCTGGATCTGTTTAACGAAAAACTGAGCGCGATGCGTGAGAAGCAACAAGAGCTGCTGACCGTTGCGCGCCAGCTGGCAGGCATGCAGTAA
- a CDS encoding MFS transporter, with product MNNHNNAAQPAPGLSRLLILILAMATGLSVASIYYAQPILPLIGSDLHLSVDGMGLIPTLTQAGYALGILFLLPLGDRHDRRTLILVKCLALAVMLALYSLSGGLHSLLVLSLLVGMMATMAQDIVPAAAILSPAGQQGKIVGTVMTGLLLGILLSRSVSGVISAAFGWRVMYQLAAASIALIGLVLWRVLPRFETHATLSYPALLHSMGGLWKRYPTLRGAAMAQGFLSIGFSAFWSMLAVMLADKFHMGSAVAGAFGLAGAAGALAAPLSGALSDRFGPARVTQLGSLLVMISFAAMFALPLLSPSMQLVLIAVAAVGFDLGLQSSLVAHQTLVYSLEPKARGRLNALLFTGVFVGMALGSLLGSKAWALGGWPAVVALATLAGGVALVIRLTQKARPTEIAAQQAAQ from the coding sequence ATGAATAACCATAACAACGCTGCACAACCCGCCCCTGGGCTCTCACGATTACTGATACTGATTCTGGCGATGGCGACGGGCCTGAGCGTCGCCTCGATTTACTACGCGCAGCCCATCCTGCCGCTTATCGGCAGCGATCTGCATCTGAGCGTTGACGGCATGGGCCTTATCCCGACGCTGACCCAGGCGGGCTACGCGCTTGGTATTCTGTTCTTGCTGCCGCTGGGCGATCGCCATGACCGCCGCACGCTGATTCTGGTGAAATGCCTGGCGCTCGCCGTGATGCTGGCGCTCTACAGCCTGAGCGGCGGATTGCACAGCCTGCTGGTATTAAGCCTGCTGGTGGGCATGATGGCGACTATGGCGCAGGATATCGTGCCCGCCGCCGCGATCCTCTCCCCTGCCGGCCAGCAGGGTAAAATCGTCGGCACCGTGATGACCGGTCTGTTGCTTGGCATTCTGCTCTCCCGCTCGGTGAGCGGCGTTATCAGCGCGGCCTTTGGCTGGCGGGTAATGTATCAGCTCGCCGCCGCCAGCATCGCGCTCATTGGGCTGGTGCTGTGGCGCGTACTGCCGCGTTTTGAAACCCATGCAACGCTGAGCTATCCGGCCCTCCTGCACTCGATGGGTGGTCTGTGGAAACGCTACCCGACGCTGCGCGGCGCGGCGATGGCGCAAGGGTTTCTGTCGATTGGCTTTAGCGCGTTCTGGTCGATGCTCGCGGTGATGCTGGCCGATAAATTCCACATGGGAAGCGCCGTCGCGGGGGCTTTCGGTCTGGCGGGGGCTGCGGGCGCGCTGGCCGCTCCGCTCTCGGGCGCGCTGTCCGATCGTTTTGGCCCGGCGCGTGTCACGCAGCTCGGCAGCCTTCTGGTGATGATCTCATTTGCTGCCATGTTTGCGCTGCCGCTGCTTTCGCCTTCCATGCAACTGGTGCTGATTGCCGTCGCGGCGGTCGGTTTTGATTTAGGGTTGCAGTCGTCGCTGGTGGCGCATCAGACGCTGGTTTACAGCCTTGAGCCGAAAGCGCGCGGTCGTCTTAACGCCCTGCTCTTTACCGGTGTGTTTGTGGGTATGGCCCTCGGTTCACTGCTCGGCAGTAAAGCCTGGGCGCTGGGCGGCTGGCCTGCCGTGGTGGCGCTGGCAACGCTTGCAGGCGGCGTGGCGCTGGTGATTCGCCTCACACAGAAAGCGCGTCCGACAGAAATTGCAGCGCAACAGGCTGCACAATAA
- the yceD gene encoding 23S rRNA accumulation protein YceD — translation MQKVKLPLTLDPVRTAQKRLDYQGIYTPEQVERIAESVVSVDSDVECSMSFAIDNQRLAVMKGDATVTVTLACQRCGQPFSHQVHTTYCFSPISNDDQAEALPEAYEPIEVNEFGEIDLLATVEDELILALPVVPVHDSEHCEVSEADMVFGELPEEAQKPNPFAVLASLKRK, via the coding sequence ATGCAAAAGGTAAAATTACCCCTGACTCTTGATCCGGTTCGTACGGCTCAAAAACGCCTCGATTACCAGGGTATCTATACTCCTGAACAGGTAGAGCGTATCGCCGAATCTGTGGTCAGTGTGGACAGCGATGTCGAATGCTCCATGTCGTTCGCTATCGATAACCAGCGTCTCGCCGTAATGAAAGGCGATGCGACGGTTACGGTAACGCTCGCGTGTCAGCGTTGCGGCCAGCCGTTTAGTCATCAAGTCCACACAACGTATTGTTTCAGCCCGATCTCTAACGACGATCAGGCGGAAGCACTCCCGGAAGCGTATGAGCCGATTGAAGTTAATGAATTCGGCGAAATCGACCTGCTGGCAACGGTTGAAGATGAACTCATCCTCGCTCTGCCTGTAGTTCCGGTGCATGATTCTGAACACTGTGAAGTGTCCGAGGCGGACATGGTCTTTGGCGAACTGCCTGAAGAGGCACAGAAACCAAATCCATTTGCCGTGTTAGCCAGTTTAAAGCGTAAGTAA